The DNA sequence gttgccgccgccggggggccttaaaggtccgaacacccggcatcggctcaacccccaggatccccctttccccggacacggctaagccgcgcacggctacacgcgggagggtccaaccctcgtgtgctcgggtccgtggtgtcgcaacacaccaaacgcctgcttgcgcagacgcccctgcggggggaaaCGTGAAAGGCGAGTTGCTTGCAAAGCTGCTGGTCGAGGCCGTATTACTCGCAGAAGATGCAGGCCTTTTCGTTGACTTCGTGACGTGCGACGGTGCCACGTGGAACCGCAAGATGTGGAAAGTGCTGGGAATTGGAGCGACTTCAGCCTCTACTAAGTGCAGAATGAGGCATCCGAAAGACGCTAGTCGCTACCTCCATTTCCTTTCAGACTTTCCACACTTGGTGAAGTGTCTGCGCAACAACCTGCTCTGTCACGACTTCGAGACTCCTGATGGCCTGGTACGTTTTCTACGTAACACCGTAACAGCGTCTTGAAGTAAACTTAATTTAGTTGAAAATTGCCGCTTGTGCCCCTCATTTAGTGTTTCAAGTGTCCCGAAGAGTCCACTCAAAAAATTAAAAGCATACATAACTCACATATGTCATGAAATGGCCTCTGACAAAACAAATGGCGCACAAGTACTCAAATGAATCTTGCTATTTTTGTCACTTTATCGCTTGGCTATGCACTTTTCGTCAATACAGGGCAACATTAATCAAgcaatatacttttttttttcgtttcaggtATCCTTAGACACCGTCAAAAATGTCTACGCCATGGATGGAAGCGCCGTGACACTTCGCGTGATGCATGGGATACGCGAGGCCCACCTGAACCCAAACAACTTCGAGAAAATGCGCGTCACGTACGCCTACCAGCTGTTCGGTCCCCAAGTAATCCGTGGCCTGCGTTTTTTCCAGCAAGATGTGGAGCAAGGAACGGGCAGTTGCATAGAGCCAACGCTGCGGTTTTTTGAGTGAGTTTGCCCAGTATTAGAGGTGGCCACAAGGGCAAAGCGAACGAGGTGATAGCTAAGATAGGAAACCAACGGAATCGTGTAGATGGCGCCGAGCTGGGTTTTTACACAAGGCGCTCGGACGAGCGTATGCTGTAGTGTGAGTGTAGCGCACATATCGCAATTAACAAGTCTGTAAGGTCTCGACGTGTATCACTTTACAGAGCCCTGCTTGTTGTCATAAGGGACGACAGGCAAGTGCAGGCGGTCGCtaaggcattttattcagtacGTCACCCTGCAGTGCTTCCACTTGGACACTTCAGCCGGCTGAATCTAACCATTAGAACTGCGCAGTGTTATGGTAGGCACCGCGGACACCTCATCGCCAAGACCTTTCGTTCCCCTCCCGCATTGCCCGGGAACGAGCTGGCTGCGCTTGTTAGCACGCCTGAATATACGCAGTTTCGAAAGTAGAGCGGCGTGTCCAGAAGCATCGCGTTCATCGAGTGAAAGGGCAATTTTGTTTACACACATTCTGTCTCATTTTATAGTTGCTGGGTTTATTTTGTGGCAATTTTGCAACTTTCCGCGCCTTTGATCATCTGTGTACAAATTACGGTGTATGTATTTTTCTAGAACGAAATTATACGAGATGGTCGTGAAACTAAATAATGGAATGAAACACGTGGTTCCGCGCATTGCAGGCAGTATCTATGCATTGTGCGTTATTTTAGAAAATTAGACCACGCGTAGTAACGGCACAAATTAAAAGAAGGACAATAACGCGATgcatctttttttaatattttctttctcttttatataTGCAGGATGGTCCACAGTATCATTACCATTATGTCGTCTCGGCACCCCAGAAGTGCGTCACGGATGAACTCAACCGCCGTCGACTGCCTATCTGCCTTCCTTGCGTACGTGACTGAGTGGGAGACACACACGAAAGGAACACGGGGCTTCATGAGTCAGTCAACAGCAGCAGGTTTACGGGTCACGATCAAAAGCGCACTGCTGCTGTTAGAGTACCTGACTTTGAAAATAGGTTACAAATACCTTATGACTTCCAGGCTCAACCAAGACCCGCTGGAGAGCACTTTTGGTATAGTGCGGCAGTGCAGCGGCAATAATGACCACCCTGCACCGCAGCAGTTCCTAGACACAATGTCCTGCATCAGCTTCTCCAACCTTGTGCGCTCGCCAGACAAGGGCAATGTAGGGCCCAACACGGTTCAAGCTCTCTTGTCTCCCAAAATGCGCCCTCGATCCTCGCCTCAGAAGCCGAGCATCGCACATGAACTTGCAAGCATTCCATTTGTAGGCAACGAAGAACTGCTCAACGATTTGTTAGAAGACGAGAACGACCATGCAGCTTATATCTCAGCCAGGAGTGACCGCAGGCTGGTGCACTACATCGGCGGGTATGTGGCACGAAAATGCGTCTTGCCAGTGAAGTGTACCGCTTGTGAAAGGCACTTGCTCGTTTCTCAAGAAGACGCAGGCAGCACCGTCGCCGAGCTCACCCTGCAGTGCGATTACGGTGGCCTTTTGTACCCGTCGTCAAGTTTGTTTGAATTTATAGCCTTTTTGGAGGACACGTTCACAGACTGTTTTAGCACACGCCGCGTGCACTACAACAGTATTCTTGATTTGGTGGAAATTCTAAAAGGCAACAAAGTCAAGCTAGTGGGGTGTGAAGACCACTGCGTTCAGCTGACTGAGCGGATCATGGGTTTCTATCTGCTAACGAGGTTGCGCTTCTACGTCAAAGCCTTGAACCGTGCACGACCGTCTAGGCGTAGATCTGCGCAAGAGAGAAAGCAGAGCAGGTGCTCATAATTGAGCCAGCCCTGGCTCTATATCATTAATTCATGCAGTATGCAAATCAGACTTGCACACATCCCAGAAGAAAATTCATCGATCACAATTACTTCATTCGAAAATGGTATTGATCGCGGTTACCAATTACGGCCCCACAAAAGTTATTGAGGAATTACTCAAAATAATGTCGCGTTGTCGTGACGACGTATAATAACATATACTCAAAAATCCTGACATCAAAACATTAatgctttattgggcgaacctgtgcccagcaaaacaagtggcACTCAAAGCACAAAGACAGCGGTGAGCACattcggcgatcatcgaaatctaatctgcgagtcaagcgcgtcggcttttacataTGACGCGTCGAAAATTACGGCCGTAATTGCTGGTGTCCACGTGCCTTCCAAAAActgctacacaattcgtgtcgcgcatgcagTCTGCTTATACAAGGCTTGGCGAGAACACGCACAGCAGATAGAATCCACGCTAACATTCGTGTAAGTTCGACTTCGCGCAGGCGCGTCTAACGCTGAGCGACATTAatttgttagcgggtgaaatgcagtctcCGAGATAAGGATAAATGAGCACACGTGTCACAATTGATTGCCTCTACACTACTTCCCTTCGAACTTTTATTATATACTAAACAAACCGACCAGCTGGCTTGCCAGTTTCAGTGCGTCCTCTGCGGCTCATTGACACACATTGGGTAACTTCACTAGCAATATTGATTTTCGAAAATTTCGCCGGTCATCGTTTCTTGTTTTTGTAGTGAAGGCATGTACAGCGACGTTGAAAACTCATTCGATGTGCGCACGGGAAGGCAGGGCGGTAAAGTTGTAATGAAGGGATAACTTACGCACAAGATTGATCGTTATACTGGATCCAGCATCTAGATTCCAATCAATGAATGGTAGCGCTTCATTGCTGATGTGCCTTAGAAAAGACGCGCCTGGTTAGCCCAAAGAAACGTTGACAAAACTCGCCCTTATGTGATTTCCGGGTATAATTTAATTAGGCGACATATCCTATACAAGTGTTCGATCGTCGCTCACCAACATCGGTTGAATTCGTTGGCCGTCATCTGGTAGAGTGTTCAGATGAGGAAACAAATACTTCATGAGCTCCCGGGTTTCCGTACCTGAACATTCACATCCGAGAGGCAGATGCGCACGCTCTAGGTCTGAATTCTACTGCATTTCCCGGCAAATTTGCTCAGGCTAATTCTCAATGTCGCTTCACATGTCAGAGCTAGCTTGTCTTGTCAGTAAAATGACTCTTTACTATTGATTATTAATTTACAGTGAGATTTACTAAGTATATACAAAGTAATCATGAAATTACAAATTTACCAGAAATTTCATTGATTATAATTAATTACTACAATTAATTACTCAAGTGTAACTAGTTACGTACAAGTCTGATGCAAATGCAGATAAAGCAAATGTCTGTTTCCTTGAGCTCCGTCGGCAGTGTTTCTAGTTGCGCGCCAGCTTTCCATTCATTTGATCGCGATTTCTTTCCATTCAGACTGCGCTAATTCATTCTCTTTGGGACACGCTCTCAACCACACGCGCGCCTGTGCGCGGGGACACGAATCAACTATATATTGACCTTTGGCAACACATCAAGCACCGGCGAAACATTTCCAGCCTGTTATCCGCTTGCTTATCTTCTTCATCCATGCCTGTCTCTTGATATGCTGAAGTTTCCGGTCTCTCTGCTTAGAGCGCTCATTCTTGCATCCACCGCAGTGCTTTCAACAGCCACTTCATATGCTGCGTCAACGCGCGTTCTCATACGTACATACACTGAATGCACCCCAAGAGAAGTCTCCCATCGCTGATGGTATGCAAGAAGCATGCACTCCGGTAAATATTTTGAAAAGACAAAGTATTACGCCAATAAAGAAGGTTGTTCAAGAAATGTAGTCTTCTCTTGTTATTTAATTAAACCTAGCTCTACGTATAGATCTCATTTACATGCACTTTGCTCATGAAAACTACCATGTCCACAGTTTTGTTTACAGTTGGCAAGAATGAAAGCACAGGCACAATATCGCTTCTTTAGTGGTATTCGAACCTGCGCCGTTTCGCGGTCACCGAACGTCGGCTACTACAGCCCGTTTCTCCCTTTTGCGTCGATGGCTTCGGGTAGCACAGCCAGCGAAGCAAGCGGAGCCCGTCGAGCCGGCGTCGGCAGGCTTGTGTATGCGTACGGGTCTCGGAGGCTATGTTTTATTTGAGATAGTTTTGTCCATTCCCGTGAGGTGGCGCTGCAGTAATTATCGTTCAACGTTAAAAAATTTTTAGGCGTAAGCTGCTGACACGCACGTGGTAGTAGCGAAATGCCATACTaaaacgctgctgccacgcacggaagtgacgtcagaattatgatgacgttgtttaaacaagtatgacgtgttccggtttatagttttgcgcgcgctgctggagcTGCTTCAGCTTTTCAGCTTAGCTAAGACACAATTTTACGGTTTCTTACTGTATTGTGTGCTAGAATGTTGTTCTAGTTGCGCTGGAAGAATCGGATGGTGTTCGAACTTGCGATCACGAGCGACACTTGGACGCAACGCTGGAGCAGCTCGTTTCCTTATGCCTTGCAGCGCGTTTATGGTTGGTAGTGTGGTCTTATGTAGCTCCTGTTACGTTTTTCagtgctcttgtttgttgaatttgctgttGTGAATGGGGCACATGTTGGCTTTCAGTATGGCagaacttttttctcttatgGTAAAAACGTTTAAACGTGTTCTAAACTCTTGTCGCTGCAGCCAGAGtgcgggaagcctcgagctcgcttcttcccggcgCCGCCCCGGCTTCgagggccgccggggaccttctccatcggcgttgccgccgctgggagacgactctcaaaagttcagagttggcagaccgcagctctgggccatccggcaagccgaaggtgccgctcgagttcaaggacttcgagccgccacctgacaaaaactgccggaccattctctattaaagtttcttcttcatccttcgtaggattgctgttgcatatattgcccgagtaagtgctgttgcaatttttttacggcaatgtcgcatttacctctactgtttcttgtcttgcatCTTCATGCTGTTTCCCTGTTTACCTCGGATTTTGGTGGCTAGCGAATCGCGACTTGCTTGTGCACCTGCTCGTTacagttcaaaaggcacatgttgagcaacctgaatgtaaaaaaaaaataaaaaataaaaaaattattttgttattATTCCTGCATGTTATGGTTGGCTCTTTGTTGCATTAGATGGCAACGGAAGCAAGAATTAAGCAGCCGTATAGATAATATAAACATCAACGCAtgaggtattaaaaaaaaagagaaaaatactaCGCCTTGCTGAGATTCGAACCCAGGTCTTTTGCGTGGGAAGCAGACATTCTACCTCTGCACCAGGCCGCGTGAGTGCTACCGATCGCAGCGCCCCCAGCGGCGTTACGGTCGTTTGGCTTCACTTTTGGAACCTCGTTCCGGGCACTCTCAAATTCTAGGTCACTCTAGTGTTGTGTTTGTAAGCTGCTGCCGTTGGATGCTGGTCGCCTGCAAGCCTGGACATGAGCAAAAGTAAGTATATTGAAGCTACCGAATCTAGAAAATGCTACATTATAGCAGTTATGTAACTTAAATGCTCAGCCTTGAGGGCAGCGCAGACAGGATTGTCTAAAAGCGAAGCTGGGTGGTCATGCCTTGTAGCTGCAGTGGACGAAAATGTGGCGCCATTGTTTGATTTTTCGTGATATATGGTATGCAGTAGGAAACAAGCTAGTGCCACTTGTATTTGTTGGTCCTCGCTTGTCATCAGGTCAGGTTGTCGAGCATACTAAATTCTCGATTATTTGACCCCCGTTTTCTCATATAATTCGAAATAGCAGCGCGGTCCCAAAGCCTATGGTGTCGGACGCTCGCTAGTTCGCACATGAGAAGGTTCGCACTGGTTAATTATGGCGGGGCCGCTTCGAGGTACCACCCGCGACGTCAGTGATTGACCTAATAGACCTCACCGAACCTGTGTAGGGAACAGTGATGCCCGCACACCTCAGGCGCGTGTGCTATGGCAGGCGCGACGTCTATCggttagggtgcctcgatgcgcgcgcccccgcTTAGGGTGAGGTCACCCTTTGAACCAGCCGGCGCCGCCTAAACCTGTTTTCGCGCGCTCCCTCCGCCATTGCGTTGCCCGCGTCGACTTCGCCGCGCTGCTGTGCGGGCGTCCTCGAAACGCTGCTGCGTTCGCGCGGCTTTCATCGGCGTAGAATGCCTGGATGTTGTGTTCCTCAGTGCTCCAACCATTCGAGAAATGGTTGGAGGATGTTCCATTTTCCAAGGGACCCAAAAAGGCGGCTTCTGTGGCTGGTGCGAGTCAAGCGTGACAAGTGGCAACCGACGAACTCCTCGTGTGTCTGCAGCGTAAGTGCCACATGTTGGTTCAGTGCTGTTTTTGTTGCgatttatttgtattttgttgCGTTTGGGCAGCTAAGTGTCGTTCAATATTCTTCTTGCTCGGCTTAAAAAAGCTGCGTGAAACACTAAAACAAAGTAAATGAGTTTCACTACAGCGCGGTACAGGCCATTGTCTGCCGCTTGCTTGTTCGCATCCGAAATTGCACGACACGTGTCCGCTGGGGAATACGTACCACGCgtgctttcgccgcttcttttcaTTCAAAGGTAATTGCCTTTACTAGGCGCTTGCCAGCGAATTGCGGTCTGGGCCCAAACATTGCATCAAGGCACAGAGCATGAGGACAAGCAAGGGCACATAAGCTGTGGCAATTACTGTGCAAATGGATGGTCCAGGAACCAATTTTGATTAATTCACTCACGATTTCTGAAGTTGTTTTTGACATGTGTGCGGCGTTGGGTAGCTTCCGCTGCCTATTAACCGGACGCTTCGTCCTACGACGCCGCATTATGTCAGTAAATGAGATTAACAGAGATCGTTGTTATGTGCAGATTGAGGCGCTCATTCGAGTAATTCGCCTGATATTTCGACTAATTTGTTCTTTGGCCTGTTAACCCGACGCTTCGTTCTGCGATGGCGGATTAAGTCAGTGAATGAGATAGACAGGATATGTTATGTGCAGATTGAGGCTCTCATTCGAGTAATTCGACTGATATTTGGACTACTGTGTTCTCTTGCGTGCTGCCTTCATTGTTTTCATTATCGAGCCGGAAATGCGCCGCTAATTTCAATATCAAATTCATCTGCAGGCTCATTTCGAAGCCAGCAGCTTCGAACAGAACCGCGCGGATGGGTGGAAGAAGCTCAAGCCTAATGCTGTACCAACGGTGTTCCCATTCAAAGGTGAGATGCCTCCTGACCCTGGTATTTGTTACCACGTTGCTTATCGGCTCATTATCTACATTTGAAAAAGTTATGTGAGGAAACGATTCATGCGCATACATATTAAATTTTCTGGCGCGCCTTCTATTCTGCTTTTAGTTAACACAATCTTAAATATATGTAATGggcattttttcttatttatctgTTTCCAGAACTTCCTAAAGAGCGAAGGCCACCAAGGGAACGAAATGCACACGTGCCTGCATTATTCAGTGACGACGCAGCCGCACACAATTCTTCACGAGAAGTGAGAAACGTTCTTCCCTCAACTACGCAGGAATTTTCTCCCGCTGATTCTTCGTCAGACGGGGAGATAAATGAGAGATTGGCGGCTACGGAAACCAACAATGCTAATGGGCAACTTACTTCGACCCCCAGGGATGCACGGCTTCAAGAAACTGCAATAGTTACTGCGACCCAACCCCTCGATTCTGAGGCAGCTGAGCTTAGGAAGAAGATTGCAGATCTCACAGCAGCCAATAATAAGCTTAGACAACATCATAACGAATCTAAGAACACTGTCAAAAAACTACAGATGCAGGTACGCAAGCTGCAGAAAGAGGCAACTAATTTCTCACGAAATACGAAGTTTTTAAATGAAGACCAAATTCGTGCTCTTTCTCGGAACAACAATCATGGTAATTCGTGGTCAGCGCAAACAGTAAAGCAAGGTCTAAAAATtaaatttgcttgtggaaccaccGGGTATGAAACACTCAGAAAGATTGGCTACCCTCTTCCATCCAGCAGAACGTTAGCAAGAAGAATTCAGGGCCTGAAGTTTCTGCCAGGTATCCTGCATGAAGTGATCGACGTCATGAGGTCGAAAGCAGAGGGAATGGAGGACGTGGAGAAAGACCGCGTTCTCTTTTTAGATGAAATGGAGATAGCACCCGGATTTGAACTCGACCGTGGCGAAGACGTGCTTCTGGGAGGAACGACGTTGCCCTCAAAGCCTGAAGAGCCAGCCAATCATGCTTTGGTGTTTATGCTAGGTGGGGTAAACCAGAGATGGAAGCAAGTGATAGCCTATGAATTCACTGGTAGGCACGTGGACGGCTCTGTACTCAAGGCATATGTCCTGGAAATAGTGCAGATATGCAGCCAGATTTCTCTAAGAGTCCGTGTTATCACATGTGACATGGGTGCAGCAAACCGCGCTATGTGGAGAGAATTTGGCTTTTCGAGCCACCGCCATTCGACAACTTCGTGCTCAATACCTCACCCAACCTTAAAAGGGAAGGAACTTTTTTTCATCTCGGACCCggcacatgtccttaagaacctGAAAGGACAGCTTCTAAGCTCAAAAGTTTTCACACTCAGTGATACTACAGTAAGCAGGAACGGACTGACGGCCTCGAAGGTGAAATTGGAGCATGTACAGGCCGTCTTGGATTATGACGCAGCCAACGAACTTAAGGTAGCACCAAATTTGTCAGAAACCCACATTAGTTGTGGGCACTTCACCAAAATGAAAGTAGGAGTCGCTGTCCAGCTCTTCCGTGAAGCCCCACCAGCTATTCGGTTCCTAATAAAAGAAGGAGTGATTGAGCCAGAGGCCGAAACAACAGCGTGGTTTATGGACCTCGTTTCTAGGTGGTATGCCCTCATGTCATCGCGTCATCCCACCATGGCGCTAAGCCGCAGGAACATTACTAAATATCATGCCGCCTTGGACACACTACGCACGGCAACAGACACCATCAGAGAACTGAAAATGGGCACTGGATCTCAGTGGAAGCCATCGCAAGCAGGGGTCCTAATTGCGACAACGGCTGTCCTTCGCCTTCAAGAAGTGCTTCTTGGCAGTGAAGGGTATGAATTCCTCCTCACGAGCAGGCTGTTGCAAGACTGCCTAGAAAACCTTTTTTCTGTGGTGCGGCTCATGAAGCCAGTGCCCACTGCGTATGACTTGAAGTGTGCACTCCGACTCGTCAGCGTCAGCCACTTTCTTCACACTCCGAGATCAACAAGCTACGAACTTGACGACCGCGAATACCTTGTCGATCTGCTTGCACATAGCAAGAAGGaatgtgcagaaagcgaagtcgATGAAATCAACGACACGGAAATTCTGTTCATTGAAGAGCTCACGTCAACCGAGTGCCGCATCTTGTTTTACCTTGGCGGTTTTATTTTGAAAGGAATTTTGAAATCTATAACTTGTCCGCAGTGCAAGGCTGCTCTCCTTGGCAAGCCTGACGATCAGTATGCTTCCCTGACTGCACTCAAGGAATACGTCAGGGATGGGCAAAACCTCGTATATCCAAGCGCTGATGTCATGAAAACTTTAAAAAACTACGAGGAACATTTCACCGCTGTCAACTCATGGTGCACAGGCAAATTTTTCACCATGAAGTCGCCACTTCGTTCTCTGATAGCCTATCTCGAAGGCATAGACAAACCCTCAGTGAACACATGCATGGCTCACAAAGAACGAATAAGCAAAATGCTGACTGCTGCATATGCCAGAGTGAGGCTCCGAATTCATCTCCGACAAATTCCGAGCACTCATCCTAGTGGCCACGGAAGCAAGACTTGTGCAGGGGTCAGCCTTGCGTAAGCAAGCTGGAATCTGCAGTTCTGCGAGCCTTTTCCTTCAAAGTCTGAAGTCTGCATCTATATATATAGTGATCACAACTATTTTATCAATTACGGTCTATTTAACATAAATGTCGACTTTTAAAAAGTGCAATAATGTTCAGTGTTCACGTTCCCATTAAACACAAATCTCTAACTTTGTGTGTTTTCATAAGCACTGAATAAATGATTTCATGTTTGCTTGGGTAACAGCTTTTGTATTCATCTGGCTGTTACCAGACGAAAAGGGGACTTTATATTTTATTACCGTTGCTGATGCTGTTTCTTCAAAGCGTGCAGAACCAAGACGTTGTTGCATTGACCGCGTCGGCTGAATTTTCTTACCGATCAAATTCACTCACTTGCATTGGGACATCAGTGAGGTTTCCCATGCAATCCTGTTTACCGCGCCTCCGTTCACGAAGAAAAATGCCCATTCAGCCTTTTAACGCCCTCCGCATAACAGCGCgggagaaagggggttagcccCAGTCGCTGCCGAGCGTGAGATAGGGAGCCGGAAAGCGGAGGAGTCCGTTCTCCGCGAGAACGAGCATGCAGTGGGAACGAGAATGgcggccgccgtagcagacgacgcagatgtCCTCACCCTAAgcgggggcgcgcgcatcgaggcaccctactatCGGTAGTCCACCACTGCCGAAGTATAAATCAGCTGCATATTTTCAGTTTTGCATCATTCAAGCCATCCCTCCGCTGCCACCGGGCGTGCGCATCGGCCAGTCGCTCCGTTTCGGACATTGCGCGTCACGGGTCGTGTAGTTTTATTTTGTATGTTTACTTTGGGATGGCCAGGTCACGGCGTTCTAACGTCTACGCATCTCTCTCTTGCGTCCACGTGCTTTCTCCGCTCTTCGAGTATGTTAAACCGCCGGGTTTTGAGGACGTTTCACATGCCACCGAAAATGCTAGCGAATCCTGGCGCCGCAGCGGGAAAGCCTGTTTTGAGCCGCTGCGATGAGCGACGAGGTTCCAACAAGTTCGAAATTTTCGCTGCGACGCGCCGCTTAATCGCTCAGTCGCTTCCATGTGAACCTGCCGTCAGAGTTCATGCGGTGAAGCATCCTCAAATCGTGATGGGGCCATTTGTGAATAGGCACCACGGCTATCACACTGCGAAAAGAGCCGCGGAGGCGCTTATGATTCTGGAGCAGTTGTACGACGTTCCCGACAGTGTGCGAAAAGCAAAAAAACTTGACCAAACTGCAAAAAATTGTCGCGGTCACTTTGTTTCCATCTCAAATTTACTGCAACAATATTCCAGGTGTTCATTTTATAAAACTGCTGTGATGCAAACTGTTTTCATCAGTTTTTTTAGGGCCATTCGATAATTTGGACTTTCAGATAATTTTAACATGGTTGCTATTTCCTTGAAGGCTGAATTGGCTAGATTTTACTGTACTTTTACATGCCGGGTGGTGTAAGGCCGCACGTGAGCTGGAGCTGTATTCTCTTAACATTCCACTGGTCATTTTGGATCCATTTGATCTTGTGGCATTTGACCACTCGCTCCACAGGAGCCAGCGGTCCAGTTGCTATCCACAAATGCTTGTAAGCTGCGGCTTCGTCACCCAACCTGTGCCAGAGGACCAAATGGATCCGACATAGAAAATGGAATGTTGAGAATACGCCCCTGGGCAGTATTTAGCTGTCTCGTGTGCAGTCTAaactttcgagaaaaaaaaaaccgctgcaAAGTATTCTACAAACACATTTTAGACATAAATATTTATTCATGATCCTAGTATAGTTGTGGAACTCAAGTGCCTGAAAATTCTTTCGTAGACCACAGTTCCAGGAGCaacttttttttactctttttcaGAACGATGCACCAAATTCAACGCAGACGTCCTGACCAAAAAGGATGGCAATGGGGACCTCATATCCCTCTGGTGTCGGCCAAGTGCAAAAGACAGTGATGGCTTTTGTGTGCTTTGTAATGTTACAGTGCACTGCGCGCAACATGGAAGCTCAGCAATAATGCGCCATGCAACGTCTCTTAAGCACAtcgaaaatgcaaaaaaacatcAGAACAAAGACGGGGTCCTAACCATCCAAAGCACCCTAGATTTCACGAAGAATGCAGTGTCACTGTCCCTGCAAGGAAATGTTACAAGAGCTGAAACAGTTTTTGCTCTTTCTGTGGTATCCAACTCACTCCCATACACTTTGGGAGGTGTGGCAACAGCAACATACCCCAATATGTTCCCTGATTCACAGATAGCAAAAGCCTTCCAATGTGGCCGCAAGAAAGTATCTTACATCATATCTGATGGCTTAGGACCATACTTTAAAGCCAAAGTGCTTGAAGAACTTGCAAAGCCTGAGGTATTCTATACCGTAATGATCGACGAGACCCCAGTGCCCGAGATGAAGGTGCAGCAGCTGGATGTGCTCATCCGGTATTTCTCTGTTAATGCACAAGATGtcgttgtagagcaccttcagtcATTTCACATGGGGCATGCCACTGCAGATGAGCTCTTCTCCTGTGTTGAAGATGCACTTAACGAACTTCCAAAAAATAACATGCTCTGCTTCTTCTCTGATGGGCCAAATGTTATGAAGAGCTTGAAGGGTAAAATAAAAGCAGAACTTAGCCCCAACATGATTGACATTGGGGAGTGCAGTCTTCATAAAATGCATAACGCATTTGCCACTGGTCTCAACACTTTCTGCTCTGAGATTGAATGTATTGTCACTGATATCCATCAGTACTTCAGATATGCCACAAGACATGCGGACATCAAGGATCTCCAACAGAAACTTGGATTGCCACAGCTGGAGTTCCTGCG is a window from the Dermacentor variabilis isolate Ectoservices chromosome 3, ASM5094787v1, whole genome shotgun sequence genome containing:
- the LOC142576485 gene encoding uncharacterized protein LOC142576485 — its product is MPGCCVPQCSNHSRNGWRMFHFPRDPKRRLLWLVRVKRDKWQPTNSSCVCSAHFEASSFEQNRADGWKKLKPNAVPTVFPFKELPKERRPPRERNAHVPALFSDDAAAHNSSREVRNVLPSTTQEFSPADSSSDGEINERLAATETNNANGQLTSTPRDARLQETAIVTATQPLDSEAAELRKKIADLTAANNKLRQHHNESKNTVKKLQMQVRKLQKEATNFSRNTKFLNEDQIRALSRNNNHGNSWSAQTVKQGLKIKFACGTTGYETLRKIGYPLPSSRTLARRIQGLKFLPGILHEVIDVMRSKAEGMEDVEKDRVLFLDEMEIAPGFELDRGEDVLLGGTTLPSKPEEPANHALVFMLGGVNQRWKQVIAYEFTGRHVDGSVLKAYVLEIVQICSQISLRVRVITCDMGAANRAMWREFGFSSHRHSTTSCSIPHPTLKGKELFFISDPAHVLKNLKGQLLSSKVFTLSDTTVSRNGLTASKVKLEHVQAVLDYDAANELKVAPNLSETHISCGHFTKMKVGVAVQLFREAPPAIRFLIKEGVIEPEAETTAWFMDLVSRWYALMSSRHPTMALSRRNITKYHAALDTLRTATDTIRELKMGTGSQWKPSQAGVLIATTAVLRLQEVLLGSEGYEFLLTSRLLQDCLENLFSVVRLMKPVPTAYDLKCALRLVSVSHFLHTPRSTSYELDDREYLVDLLAHSKKECAESEVDEINDTEILFIEELTSTECRILFYLGGFILKGILKSITCPQCKAALLGKPDDQYASLTALKEYVRDGQNLVYPSADVMKTLKNYEEHFTAVNSWCTGKFFTMKSPLRSLIAYLEGIDKPSVNTCMAHKERISKMLTAAYARVRLRIHLRQIPSTHPSGHGSKTCAGVSLA
- the LOC142576486 gene encoding uncharacterized protein LOC142576486 is translated as MSKKRCTKFNADVLTKKDGNGDLISLWCRPSAKDSDGFCVLCNVTVHCAQHGSSAIMRHATSLKHIENAKKHQNKDGVLTIQSTLDFTKNAVSLSLQGNVTRAETVFALSVVSNSLPYTLGGVATATYPNMFPDSQIAKAFQCGRKKVSYIISDGLGPYFKAKVLEELAKPEVFYTVMIDETPVPEMKVQQLDVLIRYFSVNAQDVVVEHLQSFHMGHATADELFSCVEDALNELPKNNMLCFFSDGPNVMKSLKGKIKAELSPNMIDIGECSLHKMHNAFATGLNTFCSEIECIVTDIHQYFRYATRHADIKDLQQKLGLPQLEFLRHVSSRWLTLLPSIQRVLKLYDALKSFFSKAAEPRKSSSIRHNRLASAFSDNTLRA
- the LOC142574300 gene encoding uncharacterized protein LOC142574300, whose amino-acid sequence is MVFELAITSDTWTQRWSSSFPYALQRVYARVREASSSLLPGAAPASRAAGDLLHRRCRRWETTLKSSELADRSSGPSGKPKVPLEFKDFEPPPDKNCRTILY